One Calditrichia bacterium DNA window includes the following coding sequences:
- a CDS encoding FAD-dependent oxidoreductase — MARLLILGGGISGQTAALHAKAQLGSKHEVAVITPNSQWNWIPSNIWVGVGLMKPAQVTFPLGPVYKKTGITYYQAKAISIHPEGGAANAKPHVMVEYTAPERQGQLEAVTYDYLINATGPKLKFEATEGLGPHRNSLSVCTYDHAAQTAKMLDELTEQMKRGEKKTLVIGTGHGNCTCQGAAFEYLFNVEYELQRRKVRDKAKIIWISNEQELGDFGIGGMHVKRGGYVTHSRVFTESLYTERGIEWITRAHVKEVGKKELSYENLDGEEKTVGFDFAMLLPPFSGVGMKAFDKNEVDITNKLFAPNGFMIVDADYQSKPYEEWSPADWPKTYQHPQYKNIFAVGIAFAPPHAISKPMKSPNGTPIFPTPPRTGMPSGVMARQVALNIVDMMKGKADRPKREASLANMGAACIASAGANFFSGTAVSMTMYPIIPDFNRFPGTGRDLNYTTGEIGLAGHWIKYLLHHAFIYKAKANPMWRIVPE; from the coding sequence TGGGGGCATATCGGGGCAGACTGCTGCACTTCATGCCAAAGCACAACTGGGCAGCAAACACGAAGTTGCTGTAATTACACCCAATAGTCAATGGAACTGGATTCCGTCCAATATTTGGGTTGGGGTTGGATTGATGAAACCTGCTCAGGTTACTTTTCCGTTGGGTCCGGTTTATAAAAAAACCGGCATCACTTATTATCAGGCCAAAGCGATCAGCATTCACCCGGAAGGTGGTGCTGCCAATGCCAAACCGCATGTGATGGTTGAATATACCGCTCCCGAAAGACAGGGTCAGTTGGAAGCTGTGACCTATGATTATTTGATCAATGCGACCGGACCAAAATTGAAATTTGAAGCCACCGAAGGATTGGGACCACACCGGAACAGCTTGTCCGTTTGCACATACGATCATGCTGCGCAAACCGCCAAAATGCTCGATGAATTAACCGAGCAAATGAAACGCGGTGAGAAAAAAACCTTGGTGATCGGCACCGGACACGGCAATTGCACCTGCCAGGGCGCAGCGTTCGAATATCTGTTTAACGTGGAATACGAACTGCAGCGCCGCAAAGTGCGGGACAAAGCAAAAATCATCTGGATTTCCAACGAACAGGAATTGGGCGATTTTGGCATTGGCGGGATGCACGTAAAGCGTGGCGGCTATGTCACGCATTCGCGGGTATTTACGGAGTCTTTGTATACGGAGCGCGGCATCGAGTGGATTACCCGTGCGCATGTGAAAGAAGTTGGCAAAAAGGAATTGTCTTACGAAAATCTCGATGGCGAGGAAAAAACAGTCGGGTTCGATTTTGCAATGCTGCTGCCCCCGTTTTCCGGAGTGGGGATGAAAGCGTTCGATAAAAATGAAGTGGACATTACCAACAAGCTTTTCGCACCGAACGGTTTTATGATTGTTGATGCGGATTATCAATCGAAACCATACGAAGAATGGTCGCCGGCGGATTGGCCGAAAACCTACCAACATCCCCAATATAAAAATATTTTCGCAGTGGGCATCGCCTTTGCACCGCCGCACGCTATTTCCAAACCGATGAAAAGTCCCAATGGAACGCCGATTTTCCCGACGCCGCCGCGAACGGGCATGCCTTCCGGCGTTATGGCGCGACAGGTCGCGTTGAATATTGTGGATATGATGAAAGGAAAAGCGGATCGTCCCAAACGCGAGGCATCGTTGGCAAATATGGGCGCGGCTTGCATCGCTTCTGCGGGCGCAAATTTCTTCAGCGGAACAGCGGTTTCGATGACGATGTATCCGATTATCCCCGATTTCAACCGCTTTCCCGGCACGGGACGGGATTTGAATTATACCACTGGCGAAATCGGGCTTGCCGGACACTGGATCAAATATTTGCTGCACCACGCGTTTATTTACAAAGCCAAAGCCAATCCGATGTGGCGGATAGTACCGGAATAA
- a CDS encoding CoA pyrophosphatase: MEFNAAVSQIKQVLNGRTPRELQIPGFLPAAVVLPFFNKNGEAHILFTMRSEKVLHHKGQVSFPGGAWEEQDSTLAETALRETDEEVGIPPEQLRILGQLDDFPTITDFLVTPFVATMPYPYPHNISADEVAELLEVPLSLFLTDEFFEMKEKTFGDKVYPVYYYYFKHAVIWGVTGFIINRFVELVFGYNPAGKSILSDPRNEAYLQENIYRRGIKKRS, translated from the coding sequence ATGGAATTTAATGCCGCTGTTTCGCAAATCAAACAGGTGTTGAACGGACGTACTCCCCGTGAGTTGCAGATTCCCGGTTTTCTGCCGGCTGCCGTCGTGCTGCCGTTTTTCAATAAAAACGGTGAAGCCCATATTTTGTTCACCATGCGATCGGAAAAGGTGCTGCACCACAAAGGGCAGGTCTCTTTTCCCGGCGGCGCGTGGGAGGAACAGGATAGCACATTGGCGGAAACCGCGTTGCGGGAAACCGACGAAGAAGTGGGCATCCCGCCGGAGCAGCTCCGGATTCTCGGGCAGCTCGATGATTTTCCGACAATCACCGATTTTTTGGTGACGCCTTTTGTGGCAACCATGCCGTATCCCTATCCTCACAACATCAGCGCGGACGAAGTCGCCGAATTGCTGGAAGTACCGCTAAGTTTGTTTCTCACCGACGAATTTTTTGAGATGAAAGAAAAGACATTCGGCGATAAAGTGTATCCGGTTTATTACTATTATTTTAAACACGCGGTAATTTGGGGTGTGACCGGATTCATCATCAATCGATTTGTGGAACTGGTGTTCGGTTACAATCCCGCCGGAAAAAGCATCCTCAGTGATCCCCGGAACGAAGCATATTTGCAGGAAAATATTTATCGGCGTGGCATAAAAAAGCGCAGTTAA